The nucleotide window attaaaaaaaaaatgttaaaaaaatattagtaaaagtttttttctctctttttccgAAACATCTTCTCTTTCAAACCcctcttttaaaatatttttttctatatttttttaaaatttattttttataataatatttacattttttttttttatttttcgaaaattttctctttcaaaaacctacatattaaaatatttttctctattttttaaaaaaatatttttaaaatttattcgaaaatattactcTTTCGAAAACCTtcctttcaaaataatatttttctgtatttttcgaaagtttttcacttttcaaaaaCCTACCGATAGATGCAGGTGTATTCCGGATGCCCATGATTCGACTTGAACTTGAAGCGCATGTAAAGGTATTTGCATTCACTCTTCACCTCGTAATTCTGCGCAGGCGGATGCTGATTTGTGTAGGTGAAGTCACCAAATTTCGCTTCTTTCGATGAAGTAGCGGTGATGCCCTGTAGAagttgaatatttaaatatattgtaatggaagaaaataaaacttaaagtGCTTTTCAGTTTTCTTGCAGTCTTCACATtgcgttgcctacatttaggagacATGCGCGAAAGCTCATGCTGCATCTCTCTCTCTGTGTCTCTGTCTTTCGCTCAAAACCTCCAATCTAAACTCTACTCCCTCATAACGCCCACTAAAGTCACCCGAATACTTACGTAAACTTCGAACTCCTTCGGCGCACTCGTTGTATCATTATTGGGCGCATTGTCCTTGCACAGATGCGCCAACTCGAAACTCTCCACAAATATCTGCTGGTAAAACAGTTATAAATTTCTCAAAACACTCAACCGCTCTTATTACTCACCGCCTGCGCCAGCTTGATGGTCACCACCGCCTTCGCGCGCTTGAAAGCGAAGCAATTGCCTGGTTCCATGCCGGACCTTAGCATATTTATAGGCGGATTTGCGCTGTACTGCAGCCCGAGCACTGATCGCACCAGATTGCCGCCATCCAGCGGCTCGGCGTTCACATCCTGCACCTTGGCGCCCAACTCCTCCGCCGCATAGTTGATACGCGCCGGCACAGTGCGCTCCATTAAGGCGCCGCCCTCACCCTCTGCCGTCATGGTGTTTGCGGTCGTTGTCGTGCGGCCGGCACATTCTGTGAGCCGCAATTGCTTTTTCATCGTGTACAAGTCATCCCAGATGCCGGCCAGTCGCTTCTTCAGTATGCCGTCAACGATCTCATTTAAGTGCTTTGTGTCACCTTGCCCCGGCGCCGTGTGCAGCACAACGTGCTGTGGATGTGTCAGTGCATCGGTTGggttatagaaaatattaatttttaactcagttacatttttcaaaaccaATTTCGACTCACCGCTATCTCGTCGACCTCCTCACGCAATCGGCCGAATTTGCGTCTATTCTCCAAATTACTCGAGACCAGTATGTAGATGAAGAAACCAATTAAAAATGTCGATATTAAATAACAAATGCAAACTCTCGTGCGACTTGGTTCCATCGCCTGTGTATTCGCAGTGCGTTTTTGAAGTTTACATTATTTCTTGataatcaaattttcaaaaaaaaaaaaatttgatggaaaatttttgattgtttttgttgtgtataTTCGTTGGAGAGCACAAAAGATGGAGGGGACTAAGGGTATTCACAaccggtatatatgtatgtatatgtacaaatacaacGGAAGTCCAAGgaattatataagtacatacatacataggaaAACGATCCTTGAAGAACGAAATGTTTAACAGAAGacaattttttaagtgcgcAAGGGCTTGGAATTCAAACCCTTTGAGATCCTTatctacatactatatacttatctattactacaaaaacaagaattacCGGTTATTTTTCTGATTTTACCAGACAAGTATCGAAACCAAATACACTCAGGCGACCATTTTAGGCGCTTAAAGTATAAAATGCATAATTGTTACTCTAAATGAATAGTGCTTATAGTCTGAAATATATAACTTGagacttatatttatatttttaagtctCTCTTAGTCCCGCTTATAGCTTGTGAGCAATTTGATTGAAGAA belongs to Bactrocera dorsalis isolate Fly_Bdor chromosome 1, ASM2337382v1, whole genome shotgun sequence and includes:
- the LOC105232346 gene encoding SUN domain-containing protein 3 is translated as MEPSRTRVCICYLISTFLIGFFIYILVSSNLENRRKFGRLREEVDEIAHVVLHTAPGQGDTKHLNEIVDGILKKRLAGIWDDLYTMKKQLRLTECAGRTTTTANTMTAEGEGGALMERTVPARINYAAEELGAKVQDVNAEPLDGGNLVRSVLGLQYSANPPINMLRSGMEPGNCFAFKRAKAVVTIKLAQAIFVESFELAHLCKDNAPNNDTTSAPKEFEVYGITATSSKEAKFGDFTYTNQHPPAQNYEVKSECKYLYMRFKFKSNHGHPEYTCIYRIAVYGRSQK